In Physeter macrocephalus isolate SW-GA chromosome 2, ASM283717v5, whole genome shotgun sequence, a single window of DNA contains:
- the LOC102988955 gene encoding UDP-glucuronosyltransferase 1A10 translates to MAPAILTGFLPLCMCLLLTPGFAEAGKLLVVPMDGSHWFTMRPVVEKLAHRGHEVVLVIPEVSWYLGSSFNLTVKTYSTSYTLENLNSEFQKFSDFHWKAQPRSLLLMLMSPSNKAFDYFFSHCKSLFEDTQLVKYLKESSFDAVFLDPFDMCGLIVAKYLSLPSVVFTRGVFCHYLEEATQCPMALSYVPRDFSGFSDVMTFGQRLWNHIRHLEERLFCHYFFKNVVEIASEILQTTITASDLFSQISIWLLRRDFVLNYPKPVMPNMIFIGGINCCEGKPLSKPRP, encoded by the coding sequence ATGGCTCCTGCGATTTTAACCGGCTTCCTTCCTCTGTGCATGTGTCTGCTGCTGACACCTGGCTTTGCTGAGGCAGGCAAACTTCTGGTAGTACCCATGGATGGGAGCCACTGGTTTACCATGCGTCCCGTCGTGGAGAAACTTGCCCACAGAGGGCATGAGGTGGTCTTAGTCATACCAGAGGTGAGTTGGTACCTGGGAAGTTCATTCAATCTTACGGTAAAGACTTATTCCACGTCTTACACTCTGGAGAATTTGAATAGTGAGTTCCAGAAGTTCTCCGATTTTCACTGGAAAGCTCAGCCACGAAGTTTACTTCTTATGTTGATGAGTCCGTCCAACAAAGCTTTTGACTACTTTTTTTCACATTGTAAGAGTTTGTTTGAGGACACACAATtagtaaaatacttaaaagagaGTTCTTTTGATGCAGTGTTTCTAGATCCTTTTGATATGTGTGGCTTAATTGTAGCCAAATATCTTTCACTTCCATCTGTGGTCTTTACCAGGGGAGTCTTTTGCCATTATCTTGAAGAAGCCACTCAGTGTCCCATGGCTCTTTCTTACGTTCCTAGAGATTTCTCAGGGTTCTCTGATGTCATGACTTTCGGACAGAGACTGTGGAATCATATCCGGCACTTGGAGGAACGTTTATTTTGCcactattttttcaaaaatgttgtaGAAATTGCCTCTGAGATTCTCCAGACAACTATCACAGCATCTGATCTCTTCAGCCAAATATCAATTTGGTTGTTACGACGTGACTTTGTTTTGAACTATCCCAAACCTGTGATGCCGAACATGATATTCATTGGTGGCATCAACTGCTGTGAGGGAAAGCCGCTGTCAAAG